The Knoellia sp. S7-12 region GAGAACGGCAAGCCCGTCCGCGAAACCCTCGCTGCCGACCTCCCGCTCGCGATCGACCACTTCCGCTATTTCGCCGGCTGCATCCGCGCGCAGGAGGGTGGGATCTCGGAGATCGACCACGACACGATGGCCTATCACTTCCACGAGCCGCTCGGCGTCGTCGGGCAGATCATCCCGTGGAACTTCCCGATTCTCATGGCGACGTGGAAGCTCGCTCCCGCTCTCGCAGCTGGCAACTGCGTCATCCTCAAGCCGGCCGAGCAGACCCCCGCGTCAATCCTCAAGGTCGTCGAGATCATCGCCGATCTGCTCCCCGACGGCGTCCTCAACGTCGTCAACGGTTTTGGTGTCGAAGCCGGCAAGCCCCTCGCAACTCACCCGGGCATCAACAAGGTGGCGTTCACGGGCGAGACGACGACGGGCCGCCTGATCATGCAGTACGCGTCCCAGAACATCATCCCGGTCACCCTCGAGCTTGGTGGCAAGAGCCCAAACGTCTTCTTCGAGGACGTCATGGCCGCCGACGACGCGTTCCTCGACAAGGCGCTCGAGGGCTTCACAATGTTCGCGCTCAACCAGGGCGAGGTCTGCACCTGTCCCTCGCGTGCCCTCGTGCAGGAGTCGATCTATGACGAGTTCATGGACAAGGCCATCGCCCGCGTCAACGCCATCACCGTGGGCAACCCGCTCGACCCGAACGTCATGGTCGGCGCCCAGGCCAGCAACGACCAGTACGAGAAGATTCTCAGCTATCTCGACATCGGCAAGCAGGAAGGCGCCAAGGTCCTCACCGGTGGCAACAGGCGCACGGTCGACGGTCTCGAGGGGGGCTTCT contains the following coding sequences:
- a CDS encoding aldehyde dehydrogenase family protein, yielding MVFAPPNADGSKVTLPSQLDNFIGGKWLPAQDGETFEDISPVDGKAFVTVARSKAADVDAAVQAATGAKDAWARTSTTERSNILLKIADRMEQHLEELAVLEAWENGKPVRETLAADLPLAIDHFRYFAGCIRAQEGGISEIDHDTMAYHFHEPLGVVGQIIPWNFPILMATWKLAPALAAGNCVILKPAEQTPASILKVVEIIADLLPDGVLNVVNGFGVEAGKPLATHPGINKVAFTGETTTGRLIMQYASQNIIPVTLELGGKSPNVFFEDVMAADDAFLDKALEGFTMFALNQGEVCTCPSRALVQESIYDEFMDKAIARVNAITVGNPLDPNVMVGAQASNDQYEKILSYLDIGKQEGAKVLTGGNRRTVDGLEGGFYIEPTVFEGDNSMRVFQEEIFGPVLSVTKFTDRDDALRIANDTLYGLGAGVWSRDTNTAYRMGRGIEAGRVWVNCYHQYPAHAAFGGYKQSGIGRENHKMMLDHYQQTKNLLVSYSPDKLGFF